A region of Etheostoma cragini isolate CJK2018 chromosome 2, CSU_Ecrag_1.0, whole genome shotgun sequence DNA encodes the following proteins:
- the LOC117951832 gene encoding palmitoleoyl-protein carboxylesterase notum1a-like, with product MQSRGVLKSWAGLSAVRSCLLLLFIHMSAPVEARKVHGARAQSRRVQQQQPPAHRERVEGAESFPLDFTPVEGNMDNFLEQIKNLAQSLYPCSAQKLDQDMKLHFLKNVSVTCNDGSAAGECSGWYCFNRQTCDSRYETMRRLMSSTKWPQTKTGTGILSPQPEENPHWWNANMVFIPYCSSDVWSGATPKTDHSDYAFMGSLIIKEVVNELLTKGLDNAKVLLLAGSSAGGTGVLLNVDHVAEQLESQGHRGVQVRGLADSGWFLDNKQYKLTDCLDTISCAPTEAIKRGIRYWNGLVPERCRQAHVGEEWNCFFGYKIFPTLKSPVFVVQWLFDEAQLTADNIHLTGQPVHEGQWTYIQSLGQELRSTLREVPAMFAPACLSHELITRTYWMDIQVKGTSLPRALHCWDRSLQANNQINSSNHNHQKHKTQPIRGCPLHLIDSCPWPHCNPSCPTIRDQLTGQEMSVIQFLKHMGFDVQKMAQQQGMDPRKLLGMLNNGS from the exons ATGCAGAGCCGTGGTGTGTTGAAAAGCTGGGCCGGTCTGTCCGCGGTGCGCTCCTGCTTGCTGCTGCTCTTCATCCACATGAGCGCACCGGTGGAGGCGAGGAAAGTGCACGGCGCTCGGGCGCAGAGTCGGCgggtgcagcagcagcagcctccgGCGCACAGGGAGCGGGTGGAAGGAGCAGAGAGCTTCCCGTTAGACTTTACACCCGTGGAGGGCAACATGGACAACTTCTTGGAACAGATAAAGAACTTAGCGCAGTCACTGTATCCGTGCTCTGCGCAGAAGCTGGATCAAGACATGAAGTTGCACTTTTTGAAGAATGTATCTGTGACTTGCAATGACGGTTCAGCAGCAGG AGAATGCA GTGGATGGTACTGTTTCAACAGGCAGACCTGTGACAGCAGGTATGAGACAATGAGAAGACTGATGAGCTCCACCAAGTGGCCACAAACCAAAACAG GAACAGGAATCCTGTCTCCTCAGCCAGAGGAAAACCCTCACTGGTGGAACGCCAACATGGT CTTCATCCCGTACTGCTCCAGTGATGTGTGGAGCGGAGCCACACCGAAGACAGATCACA GTGATTATGCGTTCATGGGCTCGCTGATCATTAAGGAGGTGGTGAACGAGCTGCTGACAAAAGGACTGGACAACGCCAAGGTTCTGCTTCTGGCAGGAAGCAG TGCGGGCGGTACAGGTGTCCTGCTGAACGTGGACCATGTTGCAGAGCAGCTGGAGTCGCAGGGCCACCGAGGGGTGCAGGTCAGGGGCCTGGCTGACTCCGGATGGTTCCTGgacaacaaacaatacaaactaACAGACTGCCTGGACACCATCAGCTGTGCCCCTACTGAGGCCATAAAGAGAGGTATCAG GTACTGGAACGGTCTGGTGCCAGAGCGCTGCAGACAGGCTCATGTGGGAGAAGAGTGGAACTGTTTCTTTGGATATAAAATCTTCCCCACGTTAAAAA GCCCGGTGTTTGTGGTGCAATGGCTGTTTGACGAGGCCCAGCTGACGGCCGACAACATCCACCTGACCGGGCAGCCTGTCCACGAGGGCCAGTGGACATACATACAGAGCCTGGGACAGGAGCTGAGGAGTACGCTACGTGAAGTACC GGCGATGTTTGCTCCGGCCTGTCTGTCACATGAGCTCATTACTAGAAC CTACTGGATGGACATTCAGGTGAAAGGCACCTCTCTGCCCAGAGCCCTCCACTGCTGGGACCGCAGTCTCCAAGCCAACAACCAAATCAACAGCAGCAACCACAACCACCAAAAGCACAAGACCCAGCCTATAAGAGGTTGCCCTTTacatttgattgacagctgccCATGGCCACACTGTAATCCCTCCTGCCCGACTATTCGGGACCAGCTGACGGGACAGGAGATGAGTGTAATCCAGTTCCTGAAGCACATGGGCTTTGATGTGCAGAAGATGGCCCAGCAACAGGGTATGGACCCCAGGAAACTACTGGGCATGCTCAATAACGGGAGCTGA
- the tmc6b gene encoding transmembrane channel-like protein 6b: MAQNVNFDLNYPLVEAGIESPADEEGVHDSFSLLIAEQSQDGGLSDAFELQQLQIQLDEEDRDNVAYMSSPGHEFRDRRQMRRDQEWQDNEGQADPLMGERWSSATMKVLSSMPSRTIGRSRGAIISQYYNRTMQLRRRRQSTPAIRDFSRSARPSIRGYGIEVDSTDAEVSKRDRLVNNLQNLSVSDRVRMLRGMPLSVAEKSELRSLALQKEKQTSGSQIPCCSQLKYYIIIGARQSWYSWLNFLHSLQLWQVALKRVSGRFGTGVLSYFLFLKTLLFFNFFLFLVTGAFMVLPQAVHPPVLPAGRSSFSGLELLTGAGYFSDTVMYYGYYCNYTLRKSCRDDGGVQNASFSNQTRLDCVSKHLSYNMPLAYFFTIGVAFFITCIILVYSMSKSFGQSFRIDKSHSILAMKVLCSWDFKVIKKTSVKLMSENISTQLKELLAEVDPKHVKNTACQKLWRLMVHGLAWTICIASTTACVLAIYYFSDYMHENLQQTSRSADKNPLLNEASLLALPVVVSLINLLLPGLFNLAAWMEDYESPSVRTYVAICRNLMLKVSVLGLLCYHWLGRVAANPKSIGLTCWESFVGQELYRFLLMDFIFTLLDTLFGEFLWRLFSEKVLKRRRKPVFDIARNVLDLIYGQTLAWLGVLFTPLLPIVQILKLLLLFYIKKSSVMMNCQAPRKPYRVSQMTTVFITLLCFPSFLGASVCVTITMWSITPSSSCGPFRELKTMFQAGKRWVEELEKDNPNLSVLARAHSYLVENPFFLFVGAGIFLIVIYFHSQVVDGQRKIISLLQEQIENEGEDKKFLITRLQSIHEQKRTPARRLRSQDSGC; the protein is encoded by the exons ATGGCTCAGAATGTAAACTTTGACCTGAATTACCCTCTCGTGGAAGCTGGAATTGA GAGCCCAGCAGACGAGGAAGGGGTTCATGACTCGTTCAGCTTGCTGATAGCCGAGCAGAGTCAGGATGGAGGACTGTCTGATGCCTTcgagctgcagcagctgcagataCAACTGGACGAGGAGGATCGGG acaatgtagcctacatgtccAGCCCTGGACATGAGTTTAGGGATAGGAGGCAGATGCGAAGGGACCAGGAATGGCAAGATAATGAAGGACAGGCGGACCCTCTCATGGGTGAACGTTGGTCCTCGGCAACCATGAAGGTCCTGTCCTCCATGCCCAGTCGCACAATCG GTCGCAGCAGGGGAGCCATCATCTCTCAGTACTACAACAGGACCATGCAGCTTCGGAGACGCCGGCAGAGCACACCCGCCATCCGTGACTTCTCTCGCTCTGCCAGACCGAGCATACGAGGCTACGGCATAGAGGTCGACAGTACCGACGCAGAGG TGAGTAAGAGGGATCGTTTGGTGAACAACCTGCAGAACCTCTCAGTGAGTGACAGAGTGAGGATGCTCCGAGGGATGCCTCTCAGCGTGGCTGAGAAGAGTGAACTCAG gAGTTTAGctttacaaaaggaaaaacaaacttcTGGCAGTCAGATCCCATGTTGCAGTCAACTCAAATATTACATCATCATT GGTGCAAGGCAGAGTTGGTACAGCTGGCTGAACTTCCTGCACTCCCTCCAGCTGTGGCAAGTGGCGCTCAAGAGAGTGAGCGGTCGTTTTGGCACTGGTGTCCTCTCATACTTCCTGTTCCTTAAGACCCTGCTCTTCTTTAACTTCTTCCTGTTCCTGGTGACGGGTGCGTTCATGGTGCTGCCTCAGGCAGTGCACCCTCCAGTGCTGCCTGCGGGGCGAAGCTCCTTCTCTGGACTGGAGCTCCTCACTGGAGCG GGCTATTTCTCAGACACAGTGATGTACTATGGATACTACTGTAATTACACACTGCGTAAGAGCTGCAGGGATGATGGTGGAGTGCAGAATGCCTCTTTTTCCAATCAAACCAGGCTGGACTGTGTGTCGAAGCACCTCTCTTATAACATGCCACTGGCATACTTTTTTACCATAGGAGTGGCTTTCTTCATCACATGTATCATTCTTGTGTACAG CATGTCAAAGTCGTTTGGTCAAAGCTTCCGAATCGATAAATCTCACAGTATTTTAGCCATGAAGGTTCTCTGCTCCTGGGACTTCAAGGTCATCAAGAAAACTTCTGTCAAACTCATGTCTGAGAATATCAGCACCCAGCTCAAG GAGTTGCTAGCAGAGGTGGATCCAAAGCACGTCAAGAACACAGCGTGCCAGAAGCTGTGGAGACTGATGGTTCACGGCCTGGCATGGACTATCTGCATAGCGAGCACCACAGCCTGTGTGCTTGCTATTTACTACTTCTCTGATTACATGCACGAG AACCTCCAGCAAACTTCTCGTAGTGCCGACAAGAACCCGTTGTTAAATGAGGCTAGCCTGCTGGCTCTCCCCGTGGTGGTGTCCCTCATCAACCTGCTGCTGCCAGGCCTGTTCAATCTTGCAGCCTGGATGGAGGACTATGAGTCGCCTTCCGTACGCACATATGTCGCCATCTGCAG AAACTTGATGTTGAAAGTAAGCGTTCTTGGACTCCTGTGCTACCACTGGCTCGGTCGGGTGGCTGCTAACCCTAAAAGTATTGGACTGACG TGCTGGGAGAGTTTTGTTGGCCAGGAGCTTTATCGTTTCCTACTTATGGACTTCATCTTCACTCTACTGGACACCTTGTTTGGAGAATTTCTTTGGAG GTTGTTTTCTGAGAAGGtgctgaagaggaggaggaaaccaGTATTTGATATCGCCAGGAACGTCCTTGATCTTATCTACGGGCAGACGTTGGCCTG GTTGGGTGTTCTCTTCACTCCTCTCCTGCCTATAGTGCAGATTCTCAAACTCTTGCTGCtcttttacattaaaaag AGCAGCGTAATGATGAACTGTCAGGCCCCCAGGAAGCCGTACAGAGTCAGCCAGATGACCACCGTCTTCATCACTCTCCTCTGCTTCCCCTCCTTCCTcggtgcctctgtgtgtgtcaccatCACCATGTGGAG CATCACGCCCTCGTCATCGTGCGGTCCGTTCCGAGAGCTCAAAACAATGTTCCAGGCGGGGAAACGGTGGGTGGAAGAACTAGAAAAAGATAATCCCAACCTGTCCGTGCTGGCCAGGGCTCATTCCTACCTGGTGGAAAACCCTTTCTTCTTGTTTGTGGGAGCAGGCATCTTCTT GATTGTCATCTATTTCCACAGTCAGGTGGTGGACGGTCAAAGGAAGATCATTAGCTTACTTCAGGAGCAGATTGAAAAT GAGGGGGAGGATAAGAAGTTTCTGATCACGCGCCTCCAGTCTATCCACGAGCAAAAACGAACTCCCGCTCGAAGACTCAGAAGTCAG GACTCCGGCTGTTGA
- the tmc8 gene encoding transmembrane channel-like protein 7 — translation MEEHNSFNFMRLLSDESTRSTVSSDSCEYYQTEIFDQLPSIQASRPEQDRQCHWEASEAHQGGPEVGERVSHGHLSRGPKDKASTQPLRNMVMSIQGKRDARDMRKMQVSNIGFWESWRRSQSINWKRSWEQMGGTLSGLLPWQGTLHVIAGRFGVGVKAYFVFLRYLVYVNILHCALIWGFILGPTTFYGRSNSSEPLKFGGNDSFLDFFLGTGYLDRSPAFFGFYTRGSLNFKCLNTPLLYFAGILIVFFLSLILVVRRTTVGYKHTWMLGKRYSMNVSYKIFCGWDFTIQDPAAATLKHSFIRNDLKLFLEEQSFSLRQAQRTLGQRVGLFLLRSVLNLLVLSLLGGAFYLIHFSTSTTTSGYKSGQYWLVSLVLEYLPPITITFVNLLLPHIFRKISTFEDYSFTMQVNATLVRSIFLKLTSLGIYLYFTTTEPQQDHFPCRENMFGREMYKLCIFNFLTNFCSVFLLNYPRKLLQEKYPLSLLSRLLGKQRFLIPFNVLDLVYSQTVFWVGVYYCPLLPLIGTVILMGTFYIQKFMVLRCCVAEHRMFRGSSSSVLFHFMLLLGLIMAATTLGFNLYQEKRSSCGPLGNGETVFNVTGVCVDSLPSPAQTTLRYLASEAFALPLILAEIIILTSYVSRGRANQKAIERLKDMLVMSSSDKRFLVKQHATMLRRQRNPHRVRPAAIKEDDSPQPF, via the exons atggaggAGCACAACTCTTTTAACTTCATGAGACTCCTGTCAg ATGAGAGCACTCGTTCGACCGTGTCGTCGGACTCCTGTGAGTACTATCAGACAGAGATATTTGATCAGCTGCCCAGCATCCAGGCCAGCCGGCCAGAGCAGGATAGACAGTGTCATTGGGAAGCCTCTGAGGCCCACCAGGGTGGCCCAGAAGTGGGTGAGAGGGTCAGCCATGGCCACCTGTCCAGAGGACCCAAAGACAAGGCCTCTACACAGCCACTCAGGAACATGGTCATGAGTATTCAGGGGAAGAGAGACGCCAG GGACATGAGGAAGATGCAAGTCAGCAATATTGGTTTTTGGGAGTCCTGGAGGCGGAGCCAGAGCATCAACTGGAAGAGGAGTTGGGAGCAGATGGGAGGAACTCTATCAGGTCTGTTGCCATGGCAGGGCACTCTCCACGTCATCGCAG GCAGGTTTGGAGTTGGCGTGAAGGCTTACTTTGTTTTCCTTAGATATCTGGTTTACGTGAACATACTTCACTGTGCTCTTATCTGGGGTTTCATCCTGGGGCCTACAACATTTTATGGCAGGAGCAACAGCAGTG AACCTTTGAAGTTTGGAGGCAATGACTCCTTTTTGGATTTCTTCCTGGGAACG GGCTACCTCGATCGGTCTCCGGCCTTTTTTGGTTTCTACACTCGTGGCTCCCTAAATTTTAAATGCTTGAATACACCTCTGCTATACTTCGCTGGAATTCTCATCGTCTTCTTCCTCAGTCTCATCCTAGTGGTCCGTCG AACAACGGTTGGCTACAAGCACACCTGGATGCTCGGGAAGCGTTACAGTATGAACGTGAGCTACAAGATCTTTTGTGGTTGGGACTTCACCATCCAGGACCCTGCTGCTGCTACTCTCAAACACAGCTTCATCAGAAACGATCTCAAG CTGTTCCTGGAGGAGCAGAGTTTCTCCTTACGCCAGGCTCAGAGGACACTTGGACAGAGGGTGGGTCTCTTCCTGCTCAGGTCTGTCCTCAACCTGCTCGTTCTGTCTCTGCTGGGTGGTGCCTTCTACCTAATCCACTTCTCAACATCAACAACTACATCAGGTTACAAG AGTGGGCAGTACTGGTTGGTCAGTTTGGTCCTGGAGTACCTCCCTCCCATCACCATCACCTTTGTCAACCTGCTCCTTCCTCACATTTTCCGCAAGATCTCAACATTTGAAGACTACTCTTTCACAATGCAGGTCAATGCCACACTTGTGAG gAGCATCTTCTTGAAGCTAACCTCACTGGGAATCTACTTATATTTCACCACAACAGAACCTCAGCAA GATCATTTTCCATGCAGGGAGAACATGTTTGGTAGAGAGATGTACAAGTTGTGTATCTTCAACTTCCTCACCAATTTCTGCAGCGTCTTTCTCTTGAACTACCCCAGGAA GCTGCTGCAGGAGAAGTACCCCTTATCATTGCTGTCGCGGTTGTTGGGGAAACAACGCTTCCTGATCCCTTTCAACGTGTTAGATCTGGTGTACAGTCAGACTGTATTCTGGGTGGGAGTCTACTACTGCCCTCTACTGCCTCTGATAGGAACTGTCATACTGATGGGCACCTTCTACATCCAAAAG TTCATGGTCCTGCGGTGCTGTGTGGCAGAGCATAGGATGTTTCGAGGCTCCAGCTCCTCTGTTTTATTCCACTTCATGTTGCTGCTCGGTCTCATCATGGCTGCAACTACACTTGGATTCAACCTCTACCAGGAAAAAAG GTCGTCCTGTGGTCCATTGGGAAATGGAGAAACTGTGTTTAATGTtacaggagtgtgtgtggacAGTCTTCCAAGCCCAGCACAGACCACTCTCCGCTACTTGGCCTCTGAGGCCTTCGCCTTGCCGCTCATACTAGCTGAAAT TATAATCTTAACCTCATATGTGTCACGGGGACGAGCCAATCAGAAGGCCATCGAGAGACTAAAAGACATGTTGGTTATG AGCAGCTCAGATAAGCGTTTCCTGGTAAAGCAGCATGCCACAATGCTCAGACGTCAGAGAAACCCCCACAGAGTCCGTCCTGCAGCCATCAAAGAGGACGACTCCCCTCAACCATTCTAA